A genomic window from Leishmania major strain Friedlin complete genome, chromosome 16 includes:
- a CDS encoding putative dihydroorotase: MPSAPTSVTAVVQLPPLIDCHVHFREPGLEHKADIASESTAAYYGGITVACDMPNTSPPTQSVAALADKVARAKATAHAHCQLFFFFGATAEAHLQELEELWTNPAHAELKTHCCGLKLYLDNSTGNMKSSLSVVEKSFEMCGRLQIVLVAHCEQSEINDAAAAQHPYDGPASHSLRRPADSEAASVQSAIALARQCRTPLHLAHVSTAQSLDLIREARAADPTLQLTCEVTPHHLFLTTSDYSCCGARVKVNPPVRPPQHHEALWAGLLDGTVDCVGTDHAPHTIAEKDHCDAAAQPPSGMPAIEVVVPLLLTVVAGQWPHPTAAKPSALAAAEHQGRTLTLDDVVRVLHTNPNRIFNLRQPDAPHRSFDLACEWTVRGEELHSKCQWTPYEGWRLRGRVLANE; the protein is encoded by the coding sequence ATGCCCTCGGCTCCTACGTCGGTGACGGCGGtcgtgcagctgccaccTCTTATCGACTGCCACGTGCACTTCCGCGAGCCTGGCCTCGAGCACAAGGCGGACATCGCCAGTGAGAGCACCGCGGCGTACTACGGCGGCATCACTGTTGCCTGCGACATGCCCAACACGAGCCCGCCAACGCAGAGCGTTGCTGCGTTGGCGGACAAGGTGGCGCGCGCCAAGGCCACCGCCCACGCCCACTGCCagctctttttcttctttggCGCGACGGCCGAGGCGCACCTGCAGGAGCTCGAGGAGCTCTGGACGAACccggcgcacgcggagcTCAAGACTCATTGCTGCGGACTGAAGCTGTACCTCGACAACTCCACCGGCAACATGAAGTCGAGCCTTTCTGTCGTGGAGAAGAGCTTCGAGATGTGCGGGCGTCTTCAGATCGTGCTCGTCGCCCACTGTGAGCAGTCGGAGATcaacgacgccgctgccgctcagcACCCCTATGACGGCCCTGCTTCGCActcgctgcggcgccccGCAGATTCGGAGGCGGCTTCCGTGCAGAGCGCCATAGCCCTGGCACGCCAGTGCCGCACGCCGCTTCATCTCGCCCACGTctcgacggcgcagagcctCGACTTGATCCGCGAGGCCCGCGCGGCCGACccgacgctgcagctcacCTGCGAGGTGACCCCACATCACCTGTTTCTCACCACCTCCGACTACTCGTGCTGTGGCGCGCGTGTGAAGGTGAACCCGCCGGTCcgaccgccgcagcaccatgAGGCGCTCTGGGCCGGGCTCTTGGACGGCACCGTAGACTGCGTCGGCACTGACCACGCGCCGCACACGATCGCCGAGAAGGACCactgcgacgccgccgctcagCCGCCAAGTGGGATGCCGGCCATCGAAGTTGTGGTTCCACTGCTGCTAACCGTGGTGGCGGGCCAGTGGCCACAcccgacggcggcgaagccgtctgcgctcgctgcggcggagcATCAGGGGCGCACGCTGACGCTGGACGAcgttgtgcgcgtgctgcacacGAATCCGAATCGCATCTTTAACCTGCGACAGCCCgatgcgccgcaccgctccTTCGACCTTGCGTGCGAGTGGACTGTCCgcggcgaggagctgcactcCAAATGCCAATGGACCCCCTACGAGGGGTGGCGCCTGCGCGGACGTGTCCTGGCCAATGAGTGA
- the DHODH gene encoding dihydroorotate dehydrogenase — MSLQVNLLNNTFANPFMNAAGVMCTTTEELVAMTESASGSLVSKSCTPALREGNPTPRYQALPLGSINSMGLPNNGFDFYLAYAAEQHDYGKKPLFLSMSGLSMRENVEMCKRLAAVATEKGVILELNLSCPNVPGKPQVAYDFDAMRQCLTAVSEVYPHSFGVKMPPYFDFAHFDAAAEILNEFPKVQFITCINSIGNGLVIDAETESVVIKPKQGFGGLGGRYVLPTALANINAFYRRCPGKLIFGCGGVYTGEDAFLHVLAGASMVQVGTALQEEGPSIFERLTSELLGVMAKKRYQTLDEFRGKVRTLDGTAESTR; from the coding sequence atGAGCCTTCAGGTGAATCTTCTCAACAACACGTTTGCCAACCCGTTCATGAACGCGGCTGGCGTGATGTGCACCACGACGGAAGAGCTGGTGGCCATGACCGAGTCGGCGAGTGGCTCTCTGGTCTCGAAGAGTTGCACCCCCGCTCTCCGCGAGGGCAATCCGACTCCGCGCTACCAGGCCCTGCCACTTGGCAGCATCAACTCGATGGGCCTGCCAAACAACGGGTTCGACTTCTATCTGGCCTACGCCGCGGAGCAGCACGACTACGGCAAGAAgccgctctttctctccatgTCCGGCTTGTCAATGAGGGAGAATGTTGAGATGTGCAAGCGCCTTGCCGCCGTGGCGACAGAGAAGGGCGTCATCCTGGAGCTGAATCTCTCCTGCCCCAACGTTCCTGGCAAGCCGCAGGTGGCCTACGACTTCGACGCGATGCGGCAGTGCTTGACGGCGGTCTCTGAGGTTTACCCGCACTCGTTTGGTGTGAAGATGCCGCCGTACTTCGACTTTGCCCACTttgatgccgccgccgagatCCTCAACGAGTTCCCGAAGGTGCAGTTCATTACCTGCATCAACAGCATCGGTAACGGCCTCGTGATCGACGCGGAGACGGAGTCCGTGGTGATCAAGCCGAAGCAGGGCTTTGGCGGCCTCGGTGGTCGCTACGTCCTCcccacggcgctggcgaacaTCAACGCGTTCTACCGCCGTTGCCCGGGCAAGCTCATCTTtggctgcggtggcgtgtaCACCGGTGAAGACGCCTTCCTGCACGTGCTCGCTGGCGCCTCCATGGTGCAGGTCGGCACGGctctgcaggaggagggacCCTCCATCTTCGAGCGGCTCACGTCGGAGCTGCTGGGCGTGATGGCGAAGAAGCGCTACCAGACGCTGGACGAGTTCCGCGGCAAGGTCAGGACACTGGATGGAACGGCCGAGAGCACGCGCTAA
- a CDS encoding putative OMPDCase-OPRTase, with protein sequence MSFFDLLNARAKRSLLCVGLDPRAKTATAAAEECKRLIEQTHEYAAAYKPNAAFFEFFGAEGWAALSEVIRAVPAGIPVVLDAKRGDIADTADAYATSAFKHLNAHAITASPYMGSDSLQPFMGYPDKAVFVLCKTSNKGSDDLQCLRVGDKYLYEAVAERAEGPWNVNGNVGLVVGATDPVALARVRARAPTLWFLVPGIGAQGGSLKASLDAGLRADGSGMLINVSRGLARAADPRAAAKELCEEINAIRFAKGASVELAKALVDSHCVRFGNFTLKSGKSSPIYIDLRRLVTYPAIMRLVAREYAKVLRHYKFDRIAGLPYAALPIASAISNEMNVPLIYPRREAKIYGTKAAIEGEYKKGDRVVIIDDLVSTGETKVEAIEKLRSAGLEVVSIVVLVDRDMGAKAFLSKLGYDFEAVVGLHQLLPLWRKSNAITSQQEADVRAFLGQWKQSKL encoded by the coding sequence ATGTCCTTCTTTGATCTCCTTAACGCCCGCGCCAAGCGCTCGCTGCTCTGCGTCGGACTCGATCCCCGCGCCAagacggcaacggcggcggcggaggagtgcAAGCGCTTGATTGAGCAGACGCACGAGTACGCCGCTGCCTACAAGCCGAATGCGGCCTTCTTCGAGTTCTTCGGCGCCGAGGGCTGGGCTGCGCTGTCGGAAGTGATTCGTGCCGTTCCCGCTGGCATCCCCGTGGTGCTGGATGCGAAGCGCGGTGACATCGCTGACACCGCCGACGCGtacgccacctccgccttcAAGCACCTGAACGCGCACGCTATCACTGCCTCGCCTTACATGGGTTCTGACAGCCTTCAGCCGTTCATGGGCTACCCCGACAAGGCCGTGTTTGTGCTGTGCAAGACGTCGAAcaagggcagcgacgacTTGCAGTGCCTGCGCGTAGGTGACAAGTACCTGTACGAGGCCGTTGCCGAGCGCGCCGAGGGCCCGTGGAACGTGAACGGCAACGTTGGCCTGGTCGTTGGGGCGACGGACCCGGTCGCGCTggctcgcgtgcgcgcgcgtgcgccgacGCTGTGGTTTCTGGTGCCAGGCATTGGTGCCCAGGGCGGCAGCCTCAAGGCAAGCCTCGATGCGGGTCTCCGCGCCGATGGCAGCGGCATGCTCATCAACGTGTCGCGCGGCCTCGCCCGCGCGGCTGACccacgcgccgccgcgaaggAGCTGTGCGAGGAGATCAACGCGATCCGCTTCGCCAAGGGCGCCTCCGTCGAGCTGGCGAAGGCACTCGTGGACTCACATTGCGTGCGCTTCGGCAATTTCACGCTCAAGTCAGGCAAGTCCTCGCCGATCTACATcgacctgcgccgcctcgtcacTTACCCAGCCATCATGCGGCTCGTGGCTCGCGAATACGCGAAGGTGCTGCGTCATTACAAGTTCGACCGTATCGCCGGCCTGCCGTACGCCGCGCTGCCCATTGCTAGCGCCATCTCCAACGAGATGAACGTTCCGCTCATCTACCCACGCCGGGAGGCGAAGATCTACGGCACCAAGGCGGCCATCGAGGGCGAGTACAAGAAGGGCGACCGCGTTGTCATCATCGACGACCTCGTGTCCACCGGTGAGACCAAGGTCGAGGCGATTGAGAAGCTTAGGTCTGCTGGGCTCGAGGTGGTGTCGATAGTGGTGCTGGTGGACCGCGATATGGGTGCCAAAGCCTTCTTGAGCAAGCTCGGCTACGACTTTGAGGCCGTGGTGGGGCTtcaccagctgctgccgctctggCGCAAGAGCAACGCTATCACTTCCcagcaggaggcggacgTACGCGCCTTCCTCGGTCAGTGGAAGCAGAGCAAGCTATAA
- a CDS encoding histone H3: protein MSRTKETARAKRTITSKKSKKAPSAVSGVKMSHRRWRPGTCAIREIRKFQKSTSLLIQCAPFQRLVREVSSAQKEGLRFQSSAIMALQEATEAYIVSLMADTNLACIHAKRVTIQPKDIQLALRLRGERH from the coding sequence ATGTCCCGCACCAAGGAGACCGCCCGCGCGAAGCGCACCATCACGTCGAAGAAGAGCAAGAAGGCGCCGAGCGCGGTGTCCGGCGTGAAGATGTCgcatcgccgctggcgcccgGGCACGTGCGCGATCCGCGAGATCCGCAAGTTCCAGAAGAGCACGAGCCTGCTGATCCAGTGCGCGCCGTTCCAGCGCCTGGTGCGCGAGGTGTCGAGCGCGCAGAAGGAGGGCCTGCGCTTCCAGAGCAGCGCTATcatggcgctgcaggaggcgacggaggcgtaCATTGTGTCGCTGATGGCGGACACGAACCTCGCCTGCATCCACGCGAAGCGCGTGACGATCCAGCCGAAGGACAtccagctggcgctgcgcctgcgcggtgAGCGGCACTAG
- a CDS encoding putative aspartate carbamoyltransferase: MPTFNPVASLKGQSVASAAQFSRADIDALIQLALDMKTHIEAGKTIDTLRGRVMTPLFFEDSSRTLSSFCAAMMRLGGSVVNFKVETSSVNKGETLQDTIRTLDSYSDVLVLRHAKEEALEQAMSVATHPIMNAGNGAGEHPTQALLDILTIHAELGAVDGIAIALIGDLKKGRTVHSLLKLLAHNFALRKVYLIAPAGLEMPAEVLEHVATDVVKRGIAIQQASGLTPEIVADCDVLYATRLQKERFVASAAGDADALTAFEASKASLLIDKARLAHAKAKMVVMHPLPRVDELSTDIDDDPRAAYFRQMRYGLFMRMAILFSVLS; the protein is encoded by the coding sequence ATGCCCACCTTCAACCCGGTCGCCTCCCTCAAGGGCCAGAGTGTGGCCTCCGCTGCGCAGTTCTCGCGCGCTGACATCGACGCCCTCATCCAGCTCGCACTCGATATGAAGACACACATCGAGGCAGGGAAAACGATCGACACCCTGCGCGGCCGCGTCATGACGCCGCTGTTCTTCGAGGACAGCTCTCGCACGCTGTCGAGTTTTTGCGCGGCCATGATGCGgctgggcggcagcgtcgtgaACTTCAAGGTGGAGACGTCGTCTGTGAACAAGGGTGAAACGCTGCAGGACACCATTCGCACGCTGGACTCGTACAGTGACGTGCTCGTGCTCCGCCACGCTAAGGAGGAAGCGCTGGAGCAGGCGATGAGTGTGGCAACGCACCCGATCATGAACGCCGGCAACGGCGCTGGTGAGCACCCGACTCAGGCGTTGCTCGACATCCTCACGATTCACGCCGAGCTCGGCGCCGTGGACGGCATTGCGATCGCGTTGATCGGGGACCTCAAGAAGGGCCGCACGGTGCATtcgctgctgaagctgctggcgcacaaCTTCGCGCTGAGGAAGGTGTACCTCATCGCCCCCGCGGGGCTGGAGATGccggcggaggtgctggagcaTGTCGCGACGGACGTGGTGAAGCGCGGGATCGCGATTCAGCAGGCGTCCGGCCTCACTCCTGAGATTGTGGCCGACTGCGACGTGCTCTACGCGACGCGCCTGCAGAAGGAGCGCTTTGttgcctccgctgccggtgaCGCCGACGCCCTGACCGCCTTTGAGGCTTCTAAAGCGAGCCTGCTGATCGACAAGGCTCGCCTGGCACACGCGAAGGCGAAGATGGTTGTCATGCACCCGCTGCCTCGCGTGGATGAGCTCAGCACCGACATTGACGACGACCCGCGTGCGGCGTATTTCCGACAGATGCGCTACGGCCTCTTCATGCGCATGGCTATCCTCTTCAGCGTGCTTTCTTGA